Below is a window of Gemmatimonadaceae bacterium DNA.
CCGGTGTAGGCGAGGGTCTCGTCGGCGTCGGCCCCGTAGCGCACGCGCTGGACGGTGATGCCGTCGACGGCGTCGCGCTCGGGGAGGCCGCGCGCGTGCGGCGCGATCACCTCGACGGTGATGTCGACGGTGGCGAGCGCCCGGGCGAGGTCGAGCAGGAAGCCGCCCGCCGCATCGCCGCTGCTGCGCGGGAAGTTGTGCGTGACGAACAGGACGCGTCGGACGGTCACGACGCGGCGGTCTGGTGCCTCTCGTCCAGCTGGCGGCGGATCTCGCGAAGCTCCGCCCGCTGCACCGCGATCATCTCCCCCACGAAGCCGCCGGTGAACAGCACCGAGCCGACGATGATGCAGGTCTCGATGAGGTTGAGCATCGGGCGGAAGCCGACGCCGGCGAAGATGCGGATGCCGAGGGCGACGATGCCGGTGAGCACGCCGATGAAGAACAGCGCGGCGCCGATGAGCCCGAAGAACAGCAGCGGCTTGCGTCCGAAGCGGAGCTCGAACCACACCGAGAGCATGTCGAGCACGCCGACGGGAATCCGGCCGATGCCGAACTTGGAGCGGCCGGCGTGGCGCGGGTACAGCGGCACCGGGATCTCGGTGACGGTGAAGCCCTCGAAGTGTGCGATCACGATCATGTACCGGTGCCAGTCGGGGCGCACCGGGAGCGCCTCCATGATCTCGCGGCGGTACGCCTTGACGCTGTTGAGGTCCTTCACCGGCACGTCGAAGAGCGAGCGGCTGAGCCAGTTGTAGATCTTGCTGACGAAGGCCTTCTCGTACTTCCCCTCCTTGAAGCCGGTGACCATGTCGGCCTGGTCGGCGAGGATGGGCGCGACGAGGCGCGGGATGTCGGCGGGCATGAACTGCAGGTCGGCGGGATAGAACACCAGCACGTCGCCGCGTGCGTTGAGCCAGCCGGTGCGCAGGGCGTCGGCGATCCCGCGCTGCGTGCGGTGCCGCACGGCAC
It encodes the following:
- a CDS encoding glycosyltransferase, with amino-acid sequence MTAGTTVSTRPAARAALAAGARPVDVSVLVPAKDEAENLPLFMEKAAEAFRGSDTRYEVVVIEDGSSDDSWAVLQRLQAQYPFLRAVRHRTQRGIADALRTGWLNARGDVLVFYPADLQFMPADIPRLVAPILADQADMVTGFKEGKYEKAFVSKIYNWLSRSLFDVPVKDLNSVKAYRREIMEALPVRPDWHRYMIVIAHFEGFTVTEIPVPLYPRHAGRSKFGIGRIPVGVLDMLSVWFELRFGRKPLLFFGLIGAALFFIGVLTGIVALGIRIFAGVGFRPMLNLIETCIIVGSVLFTGGFVGEMIAVQRAELREIRRQLDERHQTAAS